The DNA sequence AAGGTGTTTGATGTCGGATGAGATGCTTCGCCCCGGTGACTACCGGCCCGCGCCGGAGGATATCGAGCAGATGTTTGGCGGGTTCGCCGCCGATCGCGCCCGGATGCGTGCGCGGCGTGCCGCGTACGACGTGGTGCGCCCCGCCGTCAAAACCGGTATCGACATGGGTGGTCCCAAACACCGTAATGGGGACGGCCAGTCGCGACGCGAGACTACTCGTTAGGCGCTAGCGCCAAATAGCCGGGTTACATCAGATCCGATCGTCATCAGAGCGGGGCCGTCCAGGCTAGGGACGGCCCCGCTTACGTATCGTGAGCACGCCGGAGCAAGCGCTCCCCGAATCCCCAACACATCGTCCTCGCCGGGTGTATATTCCGGTGCAGGCGCGTCGGCCGTAGGCGCGATCCTTCCTGACCCGCGGTGGACGAGATGAATGGCGAGTGACGCGGCGCTGCGGGCCCTGAACCGCTTCGGGCTGGGCGCGCGGGTGGGTGAACGGGCGCGCATTGGCGACGCGCGGGGGTGGCTGCGGGCGCAGCTGCAGGGCGCGCCGCCGGAGTTGGCCGCGCCCGCGAGCGCCGTGCCCGCCAACATCGCGGCCGCCCTGCGCACCCTGGGGATGCGCGCCGCCTACGGCGAAGAGGAGCGACAGCAGGCGCGCCGGCGACTGATAGGCATCGCCGACGACGAGAGCCGGGCCGCGCTCACGCAGCGCGTCGCCAGCGAGCGGCCGTTCGTGGAGCGGCTGGTGGCCTTCTGGTCCAACCACCTGTGCGTGTCGGCCGGGGCCAAGCGCGTGGTCGCGCCGCTGGCGGGGGGCTACGAGCGCCAGGTGGTGCGCCCCCATGTCCTGGGCCGCTTCGAAGACATGGTGCTGGCCTCGGCGCGGCACCCGGCCATGCTCTTCTACCTCGACAATCACCAGTCCATCGGCCCCTCCTCCCCCGCGGGGACGAGGACCGGTCGCGGCGTCCAGCGCGGGCTGAACGAGAACTACGCCCGCGAGCTGCTGGAGCTTCACACGCTGGGGGTGGATGGCGGCTACGTGCAGGCGGACGTGGTGGAGCTCGCGCGCATCCTCACCGGGTGGACGGTCGCGGGGCTGTACGGCGCGGGAACCCGGCGCCCGGGCCGCGACGACGATGCGCCCGGCCCGCTGCGCTTCGCCTTCCGCCCGGCGCAGCACGAGCCCGGCCCCAAGACGCTGCTGGGCCGGCGCTACCCGGAAGCCGGCGTGGACGAGGGAGAGCAGGCCATCCGCGCCCTCTGCCGCCATCCGTCCACGGCGACCTTCGTCGCGACCAAGCTGGTCACCCACTTCGTAGCCGACCAGCCGCCCCCGGCCGCGGTGGAGCGCGTCGCCCGCGTCTTCCGCGACAGCGAGGGCGACCTGCGCGCCGTCTCCACAGCACTGGTGGAGCTGCCCGAGGCGTGGAGCGAAGGCGCGCGCAAGTTCCGCACGCCGCAGGACTGGCTCGTCGCGGCCCTGCGCGCGCTGGGCGTTCCAGGCGCCGGCGACAACCTGGCGCGTGCGCTGCGGCAGCTGCGGCACCCGCTCTGGTCGCCCGCCGCGCCCAAGGGGTTCGGCGACACCATGCAGGACTGGGCGGATCCCGACGCGCTCCTCAACCGCGCCGAGCTGGCCCGCACCCTAGGCCGGCGCATCGGAGGCGGGGGACCGGACCCGCGCACGTTGCTGGACGTGGTGGAGGCACCCGCCGCGGACGCCATGCGCGCCATGCTGGCCGACAGCACCATCGCCCCGGCCGAGCGAATCGCGCTCGCCATCGCGGCGCCCGCGTTCCAGTGGAGGTAGCGATGGACCGTCGCGAGTTCCTGAAGACCATGTGCTCCGGCGGGATCGCCACCTTCGGCTTTCCCGTGGTGAGCTTCGCGCAGGTGCGGCAGAGCGGCCGGCTGGTGTTCGTGCTGCTGCGTGGCGGGTTCGACGGATTGGCCGCCGTCGTCCCGTACGGCGACCCGGCGTACGAGGGGCTGCGGGGGCCGCTCGCGTTCCAGGACGGCGACCTGGTGCCGCTGACGCCGATCTTCGGCCTGGCGCCGGGACTGGCGCCGCTGCGCGAGTTCTGGGACCGGGGCGAGATGGTGGCCCTGCACGCCATCGCCATCCCCTACCGCACCCGCAGCCACTTCGACGGGCAGGCCATCCTGGAGACGGGACTCGACCGGCCGGTGGGCTCGTCGGACGGCTGGCTGAACCGGCTGCTGCAGATCATGCCCGGCGAGCGGTCGGGGATCGCCATCGCCTCGGGGATGCCGCGGTCCATGGCCGGCGCGCACGAGGTGCAGACCTGGTCGCCCACGCAGCTGGGCGCCGTGACCGACGAGTACCTGGACCGGCTGGCGGTGCTGTACCGAGCGGACGGCACGCTGCACAACCGCTTCGAGGCGGCGCTTCAGCAGCAGGACCTGGTGGGCGAGGAAGAGATGGCGGGCGCCGGCGCGCGGCGCGGGGGCGTGACGCCGCTGCTGAAGTCCGCCGCGCGCATCCTGCGGCAGAGCACGGGGCCCAACGTGGCGGCGGTGGAGTTCAGCGGATGGGACACGCACGCCAACCAGGGGCTGGGTGGCGGGGCGCTGGACCGGCTCTTGGGGCAGCTGGCGGAGGGGCTGGTGGCGTTCCGCGCCGAGATGCAGGACGCCTGGGCGGACACGACCGTGGTGGTGATGACGGAGTTCGGCCGCACCGCGCGCCCCAACGGCTCGCGCGGAACGGACCACGGCACGGCGGGGGCGGGATTCCTGATCGGCCCGAAGGTCGCCCGCTCAGCCGTCCTCGCCGACTGGCCGGGGCTGGGCGACTCCGCGTTGTACGAGGGGCGCGACCTGCGGCCCACGCTGGACACCCGCGCGGTGCTCAAGGCCGCCGTCGCCGGCACCTTCGACCTCACGGGCGCGCAGGCGGACCGCATCTTCCCGGGATCGTCCGGCGTGCGGGGCCGCTACGAGCTGATGCGCTAGTCCGCCGCGGAGGTCACGCGCCCGGCCAGGGCGAGCGGCCGCCCGTTCCGGGCCGGGTCACCAGCGCTTCCACGAGCACGCCCTCGCTGGGATCGTATTCCTT is a window from the Longimicrobium sp. genome containing:
- a CDS encoding DUF1800 domain-containing protein; its protein translation is MASDAALRALNRFGLGARVGERARIGDARGWLRAQLQGAPPELAAPASAVPANIAAALRTLGMRAAYGEEERQQARRRLIGIADDESRAALTQRVASERPFVERLVAFWSNHLCVSAGAKRVVAPLAGGYERQVVRPHVLGRFEDMVLASARHPAMLFYLDNHQSIGPSSPAGTRTGRGVQRGLNENYARELLELHTLGVDGGYVQADVVELARILTGWTVAGLYGAGTRRPGRDDDAPGPLRFAFRPAQHEPGPKTLLGRRYPEAGVDEGEQAIRALCRHPSTATFVATKLVTHFVADQPPPAAVERVARVFRDSEGDLRAVSTALVELPEAWSEGARKFRTPQDWLVAALRALGVPGAGDNLARALRQLRHPLWSPAAPKGFGDTMQDWADPDALLNRAELARTLGRRIGGGGPDPRTLLDVVEAPAADAMRAMLADSTIAPAERIALAIAAPAFQWR
- a CDS encoding DUF1501 domain-containing protein; the encoded protein is MDRREFLKTMCSGGIATFGFPVVSFAQVRQSGRLVFVLLRGGFDGLAAVVPYGDPAYEGLRGPLAFQDGDLVPLTPIFGLAPGLAPLREFWDRGEMVALHAIAIPYRTRSHFDGQAILETGLDRPVGSSDGWLNRLLQIMPGERSGIAIASGMPRSMAGAHEVQTWSPTQLGAVTDEYLDRLAVLYRADGTLHNRFEAALQQQDLVGEEEMAGAGARRGGVTPLLKSAARILRQSTGPNVAAVEFSGWDTHANQGLGGGALDRLLGQLAEGLVAFRAEMQDAWADTTVVVMTEFGRTARPNGSRGTDHGTAGAGFLIGPKVARSAVLADWPGLGDSALYEGRDLRPTLDTRAVLKAAVAGTFDLTGAQADRIFPGSSGVRGRYELMR